Genomic window (Lycium barbarum isolate Lr01 chromosome 2, ASM1917538v2, whole genome shotgun sequence):
AAACGGCTGTGCTTTTTATATGTCCACTAGCAAtacatgcccgtgcgatgcacgggctaaacatgtctattcactttaaATAGCCAATCTTTAGggtttgtattttgaaataacttttcaaaacattctaattgttattatatatagcaacatatacaaaatatattttatgtaccatcactttagttataataaaaaaaatggagttgatggaattaagtctttcagatggaaagagtcggacttttttctcattatcatgataatgaaagttgttcatcgatgtaaaagaaaattagtaagaatatgagggaaaattaatatttgatctatttttttaaaaaattctttaatattttatatgtataccgacatgttgatatccatttcaattaagtaGCTGTttagatccaaacataagaaccattgttgtatatattggattttttaaaagcaaaactaataaaatatttttattaaattaattaaaaaatatattataattctttatattaacaattatagataaaacaaactgttacaaagaaatcaaaattagaaagatatatgttatatcattaatcatcaaattttaattctgaaatgaaaatataaagtaatacaatacattttataaagtaaagaaacaataatcagagaccGCAAAGAagagtaaataagtaaagtattgacaatgaaagaaaacggggataaaagtcactctctccctttacttttacttatcgacgttaacatatcaaggaaaaaaattcttcttcttattttacccttcacattaattattcatttatggatattatgataaaatatataatttatttattaattttcaaagaacgtgaaaagtcaaaagtgaacaagttatgtgtaggagaattaaaataacttttggtacaaatttgcattgctattgctCGTCCTTTCTTCATGCTTAAattattgacaaagaaggaaaacggggataaaagtcactccctctgtttatttttacttgtccacattaacatatcaagagaaagaaactAATATGGTAATTATTAATTAGTATGAAACTTCAATTATGTTGATTGTGTATAAAGATAACAACTACGCATATATTATAGGCATAACAAGtataagtgcacggaggaaataaatgtgtcggagaattaaatttgaagtgcatacgtgtatacatgagaagagataaatattcagtactatgacatatgaacacgtgggataaaaaaatagttggttaaaatgtacagtttatatagcttgtggtacAAATTTCTATCGTTGTGTTAGTCCTCTCTTCACGCTTAAATATATTAGAATAGGAGAAGAAAAATATAAAATAGAAAAAcagatatatatttttagtaatgtggtcaagtaatatggacgaagggagtgcttcatttttattaattcttaaagaacgtgaaaagtcaagtatagtaatgtggccaagtaatatgggacgaagagagtacttcatttattaattcttaaagaacgtgaaaagtcaagtaatgtggccaagaaatatgggacggaatgagtacttcatttattaattcttaaataacgtgaaaagtcaagagtgaataagtaaaagtgcacggagaaaataaatatgtgtcggataattaaaattaaagtgcatacatgtatacatgggaagaaaataaatattcagcaaaaacgtgaaaagtgaaaagtgaacaagtaaaagtgcatggaggaaataaatatgtgtcggagaattaaaatagaagtgcacacgtgtatacataggaagagaataaatattctaTACTATGGCATGTATCcatgtgagatttattaattcttaaacaaTGTCAAAAGtaaaaagtgaacaaattaaagtgcacagaggaaataaatttatgtaggagaattaaaattgaactgcatatgtctatacatgagaagagaataaatattcagctagaacacgaaaagtcaaaagtgaacaagtaaaagtgcacggaggaaataaatttgtgtaggagaattaaaattgaaatgcatatgtccatatgggacgaagggagttcttcatttttattaattcttaaagaacgtgaaaagtcaactatactaatgtggccaagtaatatagaACGAAgggaatacttcatttattaattcttaaagaacgtgaaaagtcaagtaatgtggcgaACTAatataggacggagggagtatttcatttattaattcttaaataacatgaaaagtcaaaactgaataagtaaaagtgcacgggagaaataaatatgtgtcggaaaattaaaattggagtgcatacatgtatacatgagaagagaataaatattcagcaagaacgtgaaaagttaaaagtgaacaagtagaAGTggacggagaaaataaatttgtgtaggagagttaaaattgaactgcatacgtctaagtaaaagtgcacggaggaaataaatatgtcggagaGTTAAAATTTaagtgcatatgtctatacaagagaagagaataaatattaagtactataacatatgtctacgcgggatataaaaatagttggataaagtgtacaagttatatagcttatggtacaagcattcattgcgtgtacaaatTGTGAAGCTCATAGTACAGCTATTGGAAGCTGTGTTCGTACCCCATGGCACTTATATATATTGTAAAAGTGCTAAACACAGTAAttttagtttttttcttttcGGCAGTGATTTTACTTAATAATTTTATTTGTAGGTGTATTCTTTCGTCATCTTGAATGAGAAAAGAAGGTTGCAATTTTACTGCGTAATCATTTCTTATAATTTCTATAGTACAAACACTACTTTCAAATATTTACGTATGATTTAGCTTTGAGAATCAATCAAATCGACCTATGCTAAGTAAAGAGTAAAGACAACTTTGAAATGAGTCAACGACGTTTCTTGAACAAAAAAAtggttcagtttttttttttttttagtatttagATTTGATTTTGGATGGATTAATTTCAGGATTATCATAAAAAATTGTTTTACATTTTCAAAGCTTTGTTTCGTGTTCTAGAAGGAATATGCTATTCTCATATGTTCTCTATCCTAAGGAAGAAGTAATCTGCAGTTACACGACTCCAATTGGTTGTGAAAGCAGTGATGAGGAGGAACCAAGTAAAATCCTCTTTTCCTGTTTcgctcttttaaaaaaaaaaaaaaaaaaaattataagtacAATTTATAATTTTTTATCACAAAATTGAAAACATGTACGTGTATACTATATGCCTAAAGTGAAAAAAATTCAGATAACTCCATGAAATAAGATACAagttggatttttttttcttactgaATGTGGAGGCTAGAATTCCAATGATTACAAAGAAAATGACTAGCAACGTAATCGTACAATAAAATGGTAAAGAATGAAAGTTAAAAGAGATCTCATTAATGATCGCCTTTAAGCTTTCGACAAGCATAAGCCAGAGGCGTAAACACAATTAACAGAAAGAGTTGAGCTGAGAGCAAAAAGTAAGGACTAAGGAATAGTAGAGCTTGTTTAATTAAGTGTTATGTGCTTACCTATGCTTACCTAGTTATATGTTCTTAAAACTTCTGTGTGTTACGGCGATTCATTATATACCTCAATATATGGTATAATCAAAATAACTTTACCActaaaatgaattaaaaaaaacatACTGCTCTTAAAAACATTAAACTTATTATAATTTGGAAACTTTTATTAGGATTCCACCTATTGAACTTGTTATTAAGAGGTTACAGCTTACCTATTTTTGTAAGTTTTATTAAAAAATGGGACGAATAATAGGGCAAGAAAGGAACTTCAGCAAGGCATATGTCTGTTCCGTCATCCGTACCACTCTCATCTTGCTTTCCACGTGTAtaactttcttttttcttgtttgatATTCGGTCCTCCATTTCTTTGGTCTTCCATATAAACCCTGTTGTTTCTTGTGTAGTTCAATTGTTCTAGGTCAGTTATATGCACAACTCTTTTGTTCCTTTATTTACTAGTTATCTTCCTTGATAtatttcatttgtttcaattaacaggtaaatattattattttaatgtctaatattaaaaaaatctcCAAAAAGCATTTCTACCGCTTCCcatcctttttattattattattgtaaaTTATTCATAATGTAATAAATAAGTTTTAAGGTGAACATAGCACATTTAGGATGAATGTGCGAGAAATTGCATTTTTTAGGAGTGCAAGATGACACAATATATGAGTGGAAAACAAAAACTTTCACTTAAAAAAAAcatattcttttttattttttgataaaGGGGACTTTATTGATACATAAACACTAGGTCAGCATTAGATCAGAGTTGGTACTACTAAGATTACCTAAATTAGCTAGCTTAGTACAAGAATTAGTAGATATTTTTTAGTAGCATATTCATCTTGCATGTCTTTAGTCAGAACATGCATTACACATGATGGCGAGTTTAACAAAAACATTTATTGAACATCATCGGCTTGACTTGTCCCTTGTTGTGCCAAAACATGTGTTGCTTGGTTGCCTTCTCTAAAGTTGTGCCAGACCACTGGATTTCCCAGTTTCTTCAACAACAACCTGCAATATAATGTAAAATAAGCTTGTTAAAAGGGGAGGAAGGAATATTGATAAGGTTGATTGCCTCTGTGGAATCAGTTTCCACTtctagggtctgtttggaaagccaactggtaattggaattggtgtaattactactctagtaattacacagcctagtaattacacagtattataattacaatgacctgtttgtttgccataatgtaattacagtgtaattacaagtgtgctgtttggttgcacaaatgtaattacacagttagtttaatttaaaaataaaacttaactataaaaaatttaaaattaatatttaaaaatatgtgtctttataaatgatattaaattagctatttaataacacattgtttcttgaaaatatgttaattaataatcatatatttgtaactaatattgtaaaaaatagttgatatataatttcaaattaataatatttttattttaattgattataaaacttaaaagcataccttttttttttgtgaaaacatCATGGGatttgatgttaaaaaaaaatatttataaatataatgccacaatattattcaaatgtttaacaAAAATTCTATCAATTATAAGTAAAAAATAAACAACAAGCAAAGTGAAATAaaaagtcaatagtactaaagcaaaaaaattaaagtcgaaaatataacttaaattcaaaaGAATCCAAAAGATTGTTTTTTAGCATAATACTCTTATgccaaattccaacattacataagtaagttccaacgtaacataagtaaatactcctataattcaaaagaaagggaaaatataagtctataaccacaTTCACAacaaaattctactttaataacgtcactcattgtatgtcaagtttgttaatgacttattctttctaatattaagagatgtagtttccaaaattagaataataatactgttatgctaaatgaataaaataaataaaatgaaaaatacgagcaactacatgaaaccacaagaagtaaaggttgggaatgagaagaaaggaaatgaagtataaataatataaaaagaaaaatatatttataaaaataattaaaaagtaaaaattaaaaattaattaattaatagaaataaaaaaaaattagaaaagcaaagaaaaataaattagaaaagcaaagaaattaaaaataaaataaaataatataaattaaaaaaaaaagaaataaaataaaataaaaaagaaataaactaaaaagtaactctgtaattacagggtgtaaacATTCCCACACAAGGGGGAAACCATTTGATATAGATATTCTTAAAAAGTTTTTTAACATGGATAGCATGAATTGTGTAAGTAAATTTCATAATACTATTAGCAATATCTTGGGAACAAACATACCCATCAGTGTTGTTCAAAATATTATGGTTGCAATTTTTCCAAATGTGCCATAGAGCAAAGGGGTAATAAATATCTCAACTGATGAGAGAGTTTTGCATTGTGATAGAAGCATCCTGCATTTTAAGAAGCTAGTGATGACACGGTAAATAAATTAGATTGGATATTGAGATTGGCCCAGAAATTTTCTAGTACAGGACAAGTAAGGAAAATATGCTCAATGGTCTCACCGGCGTTTCTACAGTAGTAGCAAAAGTCTTCATTAATGATTTTGAGGTGCTTAAGATAGACTCTAGTAGGGAGTTAAATTTGTTTTGAGTACTTAATTTCCACATCCAGTCACACTCTTTAGTAATATCAATAGGAGGAGAAATGAGTTTATACACCGAAGCAGAAGAGAAGAGGCCATTAGAGGAAGACATATATTAAAGAATGACATAAACTTAAAtatttttcttctccttttttcgtTGGGAAGAGTAGGTCGGAGAAATAGGTGTAAAAATGAATGAAGATTAAGAGAAGACAGTTGCCAAGATAAAAATTTATATACAAAACATACATGTATTGTTGCAAATGGTTAAAGTCAATCATTAGATTACATtttcaattttatgcattttcctTATCTTTGATTATATATCAACTTTTTATTTATCTATCCATTTGCCTTCACAGATAAAATATGAATTATGAAAGACCTAATCGACGTCCAAATTATATTTTTTTGGCAGCAAAACTGTTCCCCGAGGACCGATTGCCTTCACATTGACTATTTGAAGAAATAATTAGATAATTAATTCAAACATACCAATGAATAGTAATAATTACTAGTCAAACACAAGCTTGAATCGTGTTATTTTTTCAACACGAAGGAGAAATTATCGGAAAGATTAGGAGTGAAATTACGATTTTATTCCCATTCTCTCTCACCTCTATATGAAAATTATGATTTAGATACTTAAAGTATATCCGGTTCTTCTTTTTGAGACGGAGTTTTTGGCTAGAattataaagtaaaaaaaaaaaatatgtctctaggagaaaagaagaagaaagaaatgaCACAACATGAAAGAAAGGGGAAGTAATTGCAAATACTTTAAAGTTGTGGGACAGGATCTTTCTAACAACAAAGAAAGTGGAGAAGAAGTGCGATTAATTACAAACTTTTAATACTACTTTATTGGATTGCGTTCTCTTTACAGATTACAAAGTTGCCCAGATCTACACGAACAACAACACCTCTTTCCTTTTTCTGcaaacacattacaacaacaaacaagggctattattattattattatccaaTAGATAGAAAAGATAAACACATTTAACTGTTGCTCAAAAATCAATCACCGGGTTTCGAAAGATGGAGTCCGAACTCCAGAAATTACCACCCGAAACTAACCAAACAACACGACCCGAATCCGATGATCGACCTCTTTTGAAACCCGACCCGACTAACCCTCAACTCCAAGTTCTTCAATCCCAGTCTTCTAGCCCTAGTATTGAAGAATTAGAGAAGAAATACGCTCCTTACGTAAGGCATGACGTGTATGGTATAATGGGTCGGGGCGAACTGCCATGGACCGAAAAGGTGCTTTTAGGTATGCGAAATTTACACTTTTAGCCCATGTTTTGAGTTGggtttagcccatatttgtgCGTAAACACCTTTTGTATACAATTAtatacttttatacaaggttgatatatTATGGGTAATGCATCACAGACCTTACCCTACCTTTCCGGTAGACACTCGGCACAATACTTATTGTATAAACTGAAAATATGGCTACGTGGCGTAATAATTTATGTTAgactgtatatttttgaaaacttAAATTACGCTATATGTCTAATGGGAGAAAATATTTACATGCTTtagcccatattttgagtttTTTTAACCCGATTTAGCCCTTATTTGTGTATAAACAACTTTTATACAAgtttgatacattatgtataatgctttccctAGTTATAATGTTGTATACTttctccgtcccaaaataagtgtcacctgAGCAAAAAACACGCCTgttaagaaatcaataaatacaatgtggATTTTACTTAAATACCCCTAATTATTAGATGTTTTTTGAGAATTGAGCAATTTTAAAGACGACAACTTCTTTAATGCTAAGGGCATAATTGGAAACACTTGCCAATTTTTATCTTAAATTGCTAAGGTGACATGATTTTGGACATATACTTTTTACTAAGGTGACTTActttggacggagggagtaatacttagtaggcgtttggccataacccccccccaaaaaaaaaaaaaaaaaaacacactttatttggaatttttgaagttggagctGGAGttgtttttgcaaataatatttggttgtttgaatgtactttttctaaaaaacatgaaatatgatttataccCTCAATTTCTAAAACCTAGCAAAACCACCCAAAATAATTCATAAACATAACCAGTTGGTTGAGTTAGAACAAGCGATTACACAATTACATCAAAACAACTGGTACATTAGTGGAAACAACTTTTAGTAGAATGAAACTTCAAATTCACATACCACAATTCCTCCCCTGACTCATCAAGTCATCAACACCCCacccctcaaaaaaaaaaaaaaaaaaaaaagaaaaagaaaaaaagaaccaAAGCCCCTTTGAAGATGAGGGAAGAAAACAAATTCTTTAATCAACTGATGCTATAAATTACCACTAATATATCGCCATTCATAAGGTTTGAGCACATTTGTTGCATATGCAAAGCTAGAAAGAGTGACACTGTACTATCCCCACCTTGCACTTGTACCCCATACAAAACTCAACGAGAACCTAAACAAATAGTTGTAAACACTACCAATACTAGAATAAACAGTGTTAAATTTAGGGTAaaatttgaaaaaggaaaaacaaaagcaAGGGTAAAAACAGAAACTGAAAATAGTGAAAACAAGGTTTTcgttgttttccaaatttctaatataacttcaagttgtatttggaattttcatggccaaacactagttttaaaaaaagtgaaaaaaaattccggaaaaaagtgaaaattctcatggccaaacaggtCCTTATTGTATAAACTGAAAATATGGCTACGTGGTGTAATAATTTATGTTGGGCTGTTTGTTTTTTGAAATTTTCCCTTTAGGTATTGCACTGGTGACGTTGGTACCTATGAGAGTTGTTGGGGCAACGACTGTATTGGTGGTTTATTACTTGATTTGTAAGGTTTGTACAGCGTTTTCGGCACCGAATCGAGAGGAAGATGCAGAGCAAGAGGATTATGCACATACGGGTGGGTGGAGAAGGGCTGTGATGATGCAAAGTGGGATGTTTCTTTCAAGAGTAATGCTTTTCGTTTTTGGATTCTATTGGATAAATGAGACTTATCAGCCTATTGATCTTAATGGCAACAGAAATAATGAGGTATTAAATATTGCTGTTCAGCACTTTAGCTTTCAGGCTTAATATTCGAAGTAGTTTGTCTTGCCTTTCTGTCTGcaccctccgtcccaaaataagtgtcactttagctcATTTCATGTCTATTAAGAAGTCAACAAATTCATTGCCtagtttactaaattacccctatgTATGTTGAGAATTGAACAAtattgaaaaagaatatttctttaATGTTTAGGGTATAGTTGGAAGTAGTTGCCAACTTTGGTCTTGACTTCCTATAGCGACATTTAATTTGGAACGATTTTTTTAAGCTAAAACGACACTTATTTACTCATTCATCTTCTTGTACTGGAAGAGGGAAGTCCAGGAGCTTACTTGCTAGTTTGTTTTTTGATTATTTGAAtgctattttttcttcttctgttgatgattgacaaagaAGGGATTTTTACACAGTATAGCCGTCCACCAAAATAATAGCCGGGAAATGAGGAGGGGGTGGGGGTGAGGGTGGGGGCTTCCAAATGGAATGGATATTGATCCTTAAGGCGACCCCTACTAGTTTAAGGTTGGTATGTACTTATGTAGTTGTAGTAGTCTTTGTAGTTATTGAatgtttatttttattaattcaaTCTTGAGGCACATCACTTGGTAATTTTTTTTAACtactattttaattaaaaaagggGGAGGGAAATCCAAATGGATGGATATTGATTTATAAAGGCTACCCTACTAGTTTAAGGCTGGAATGTACTGAttctgattaaaaaaaaaaaaaaaggagaagaagagaGGCTGGTATGTACTGATGTAGTTGTAGTAATTGAATGTTGATTGTTCTAATTCAATCTTGAGGCACGTCACTTAACTTGGGAATGCATCAGTTGTAACTACTTATTCCTACTTAAATCTTTCTTTTTCTCCAAACAAATGCAAAATTCTGGTATTTCTTTTGGTTGCCCAGACATTTGGGATGTGGTGTGTTGAGTGGAGGGAGGGTTGGATAGTCCTGCTGGGTAAGAACAGTGGAAGAATTACTAGGAAATCTCTATATTACCGATATGCAATTGGCTGCGATCGAAGAATAATTAGGAAAATAGGTAAACCAATAAACAATGGGATAATCTGACGCTTACTTTTGGTCGGAGTAATATAATTGAATCAATTAAAGAAGGAATACCTAGCAATTTTATATGAATAGGTGCCTTATACTGGTTCATAAAGTAATGATGCGCTGTAACCTAGTTTTCTGCTTTTACACACAAATCTATGGATGATTAGTATGGAAGCTTGGTTCATCTGATCTGTAGATTTGTGAATGAAtattctttttaaattttcttgTAACTAAAAGCAGTTGAACCGGTTAAAGAAGGAACTACTAGCAATTGTACATGATCAAGTACCTTATTCTGGTTCATAATTGAATGTAGTGTTATAATCTCATCTTATGCTTATACACACTTATCTATAGATGATTAATATGGAAGCTTGGTCTGTGGATTTGTGGAAATTTTTtcttcttaaatcatcttttaacTAATATTCTAGGTTGTTTACTGCTTTGACATGTGACGTGGTACGACTTTTTCTCTTTGCCAGAATGGATCAAAAGAGCAGGCTGAAGAACTTGAAAGACCAGGGGCTGTTGTGTCAAACCACATTTCGTACTTGGATATCCTGTATCACATGTCTTCCTCATTTCCTAGCTTTGTTGCTAAGGTCTGTGACTTCTTTTGCCATTGGATAAAATGTGATTGAGACACAACTATCTTTAGTTCGATAGACCCAGTTCTTTACTCTTGACTTTGCacatttttttgaaactggtaactgtagTCTTGACCTTGCACACACTTCTTTGTAAATCTCCTAACCTTGGTCCTTTTTGCTTTTATTGCTGAAGAGATCAGTGGCTAAGCTTCCTCTGGTTGGTCTCATCAGGTCAGTTATAGTATTTGTTAATATatgaaatttatttatatttattagtGGTTATTATAtattgaaggggagccttggcgtaactggtaaagttgctgccatgtgaccaggaggtcacgggttcgagctgtggaaacagcctcttgcagaaatgcaaggtaagggtGCATACagtagacccttgtggtccggcccttccccagatcctgcgcatagcgggagcttggtgcaccgggctgcccttttttattATATATTCATTTATCCGcttatatcaaattgtggggaaAAAAGAGAGATTAAAGTAGAGTTGGAAAGAATGCGTGAATCAAATGTCTTACAtctaagtctttcttattca
Coding sequences:
- the LOC132627978 gene encoding lysophospholipid acyltransferase LPEAT1 isoform X2, translated to MESELQKLPPETNQTTRPESDDRPLLKPDPTNPQLQVLQSQSSSPSIEELEKKYAPYVRHDVYGIMGRGELPWTEKVLLGIALVTLVPMRVVGATTVLVVYYLICKVCTAFSAPNREEDAEQEDYAHTGGWRRAVMMQSGMFLSRVMLFVFGFYWINETYQPIDLNGNRNNENGSKEQAEELERPGAVVSNHISYLDILYHMSSSFPSFVAKRSVAKLPLVGLISKCLGCVYVQREAKSPDFKGVSGVVNERIREAHQSKSAPIMLLFPEGTTTNGDFLLPFKSGAFLSGAPVQPVILSYPYQRLSPAWDSISGVRHVILLLCQFVNYMEAIWLPVYYPSQQEKDDPRLYAENVRRLMAHEGNLILSDIGLAEKRVYHAALNGLFCQQ
- the LOC132627978 gene encoding lysophospholipid acyltransferase LPEAT1 isoform X1, translating into MESELQKLPPETNQTTRPESDDRPLLKPDPTNPQLQVLQSQSSSPSIEELEKKYAPYVRHDVYGIMGRGELPWTEKVLLGIALVTLVPMRVVGATTVLVVYYLICKVCTAFSAPNREEDAEQEDYAHTGGWRRAVMMQSGMFLSRVMLFVFGFYWINETYQPIDLNGNRNNENGSKEQAEELERPGAVVSNHISYLDILYHMSSSFPSFVAKRSVAKLPLVGLISKCLGCVYVQREAKSPDFKGVSGVVNERIREAHQSKSAPIMLLFPEGTTTNGDFLLPFKSGAFLSGAPVQPVILSYPYQRLSPAWDSISGVRHVILLLCQFVNYMEAIWLPVYYPSQQEKDDPRLYAENVRRLMAHEGNLILSDIGLAEKRVYHAALNGNNSMPTVFHQKDD